The following are encoded together in the Aerococcus mictus genome:
- a CDS encoding type I restriction-modification system subunit M, producing the protein MSEQVTTIQQALWNSANVLRSKMDANEYKNYTLGIIFYKFLSDQLLEKTCDLMGEDFVDLNQAQALYEETYYDEEDGEDLLNELRYTYSYTIHPDFTFTKFMEKINDNNFMLEELAQGFRDIERSHPDFENLFEDVDLMSRRLGPTPQKRNQTITAVMKELAGLNFAKNADLLGDAYEFLLGQFASESGKKAGEFYTPQPVSELMTRIAIQGKEDKLGLTAYDPTMGSGSLLLNTKKYADENVENSIRYFGQEINTSTYNLAKMNMMLHGVPTDHQKLRNGDTLDADWPTDEPTNFDIVLMNPPYSQKWSADKGFLDDPRFAAYGVLPPKSRADFAFLLHGFYHLRTDGTMCIVLPHGVLFRGASEGKLRQAMLENGYIDTVIGLPENLFYNTSIPTTIIVLKKNRTSRDVFFIDASKEFEKVKTQNILTKEHIDKIIDTYNKREDVDKYAHKASYEEIQENDYNLNIPRYVDTFEEPEPIDIVQVSKDMQEINQELEQTTAEFLEMVDDLQVTDETAELIQAIKDVFK; encoded by the coding sequence ATGTCTGAACAAGTAACGACCATTCAACAGGCTCTATGGAATTCGGCGAATGTGCTGCGTTCAAAGATGGATGCCAACGAATATAAGAACTATACCTTAGGAATTATTTTCTATAAGTTTCTATCCGACCAACTATTAGAAAAGACCTGTGATTTGATGGGGGAAGACTTTGTCGACCTTAACCAAGCGCAAGCCCTATACGAGGAAACTTATTATGATGAAGAGGACGGTGAAGATCTCCTTAATGAATTAAGATACACCTATTCTTACACCATTCATCCTGACTTTACCTTTACCAAGTTTATGGAAAAGATTAATGATAATAACTTTATGCTGGAAGAGTTAGCTCAGGGTTTCCGTGATATTGAACGGTCCCATCCTGATTTCGAGAACTTATTTGAAGACGTGGACCTCATGTCGCGCCGCTTGGGCCCAACACCTCAGAAACGTAACCAAACCATTACAGCGGTGATGAAGGAATTAGCGGGACTGAACTTTGCTAAAAATGCGGACCTCTTAGGGGATGCCTATGAATTCTTACTGGGTCAGTTTGCCTCTGAATCCGGGAAGAAAGCGGGAGAATTCTATACGCCCCAACCCGTCTCAGAATTAATGACCCGGATTGCTATCCAAGGAAAAGAAGACAAGCTAGGATTGACGGCTTATGACCCAACCATGGGGTCAGGATCTCTGCTCTTAAACACCAAGAAGTACGCTGATGAGAACGTGGAGAATTCCATTCGTTACTTTGGTCAAGAAATCAATACCTCAACCTACAACTTGGCCAAGATGAATATGATGCTCCACGGAGTGCCAACTGACCATCAGAAGTTACGCAATGGGGATACCTTGGACGCTGACTGGCCCACAGATGAACCAACTAACTTTGATATTGTCTTAATGAATCCACCATACTCCCAGAAGTGGTCGGCAGATAAGGGCTTTTTAGACGATCCGCGTTTTGCTGCCTATGGGGTCTTACCGCCTAAGTCACGGGCTGATTTCGCCTTCTTACTCCATGGTTTCTACCACTTGCGTACTGATGGAACCATGTGTATCGTCCTGCCGCACGGCGTCCTCTTCCGGGGTGCCTCTGAAGGTAAGTTGCGTCAGGCCATGCTTGAGAATGGGTATATTGATACGGTGATTGGGCTCCCTGAAAATCTCTTCTATAACACCAGCATTCCAACCACGATTATTGTTTTGAAGAAGAATCGGACCAGCCGTGATGTCTTCTTTATCGATGCGTCCAAAGAGTTTGAAAAAGTAAAAACACAAAATATCTTAACGAAAGAACATATTGATAAAATTATTGATACCTATAATAAGCGGGAAGACGTTGACAAATATGCCCATAAAGCAAGCTATGAAGAGATTCAAGAGAATGATTACAACCTCAATATTCCGCGCTATGTGGATACCTTCGAAGAACCTGAACCTATCGATATCGTCCAAGTCAGCAAGGACATGCAAGAAATTAACCAAGAACTTGAGCAAACCACAGCCGAATTCTTAGAAATGGTGGATGACTTGCAGGTGACAGATGAAACTGCGGAACTCATTCAAGCGATAAAGGATGTGTTTAAATAA